ATAAAAAGGCTTGGAGTATAGCTGGATTTTCTATCATTGGTGCTATTATGATCGTTTCTTTTTATAGCGTGGTGATTGGCTGGGTGGTGAAGTATTTTATCGATAGCTTTGGAATTTGGGGCTTTTTAGAAGGCTCTAATTCGCTTTTTTCTTTTAGAAATTTAACCAGCGATTTGGCTTTAAGTGAAGCAAATTTCACGCATTTTTTAAGCGAGGATATCTTAACGCAAATGCTTTGCTTTATTTTTGTGTTCTTTTTTATCTTTTTTGTGGTTTCAAAGGGCATAAAAGATGGCATTGAAAAGCTAAATGTCTGGATGATGCCCACACTTTTTATCTTGCTTGTTTTGTTGCTTATTTATGCTGCTTTTATACATGAGGGCTTTGTGGGCGCTCTTGAGTTTTTGTTTGTGCCTGATTTTTCAAAGCTTAGTGGAGATTCTGTTCTTATAGCACTTGGACTTGCTTTTTTTAGTCTTTCTTTGGGAGTTGGGACTATCATCACTTATTCTGCTTCCTTGCCCGATAGCACAAATTTCATCACAAGCACGCTTTGGATTATTTTCATTAACATTTTGATCGGTCTAATGATGGGACTTATCGTTTTTACCTTTATCTTTGCTTATGGTGGCGATCCAAGTGCTTCAGGACCGGGACTTATTTTTATATCTTTGGTTACACTTTTTGCAAAACTTGGAGTGGTGGGAAATGTCCTTGCATTAGCCTTTTTTATCTCGCTTTTTTTTGCAGGCGTAACCTCTGCTGTATCGATGATAGAGCCTTTTACCTTTTATCTTATCAACTCTTTTGGAATGAGTCGCAAAAAGGCCCTTGTTTATATCGGTATCGTTGTTTTCATACTCGGCACACTTTGCGTGCTTTCAAGTGCTAAGGCTACGAGTTTTACGCTCTTTGACAAAAGCTTTTTTGATGTACTTGACTTTACTTCCTCAAATCTCATCATGCCTTTAAGTGGAATTTGTGCTGCTATTTTTGTGGGTTTTGTGCTGAAAAAAGAAGCTTTGATCATACTTTTTAAACCTTTTATGAGTGGGATTTATTTTGAAATTTGGTATATTTTCTTGCGTTTTATTTCCCCTTTGGCTGTGGTTGTTGTGATGATTAATAATTTTTATCCCATCGAAAAAATGCTAGCTTGGTTTTAAATGAGTTTAAGTTTTATTGATTTTTGTAGTGGGATTGGTGGTGGGCGCTTAGCCCTTAGCTTAAATGGCTTTAACTGCCTTGGTTTTAGCGAGATTGATAAGGCTGCTATTAAAAGCTATGAGAGCTTTTTTGATACTAAAGATGAGCTGAAATTTGGAGATTTAACAAAGATTAGGGCTAAGCATTTACCTGATTTTGATTTGCTTATAAGTGGCTTTCCTTGTCAAAGCTTTAGTATAGTGGGCAAAAGAGAGGGTTTTGAAAATGAAGAAAAGGGACAAATTATTTTTTATTTAGCTGAAATTTTAAGGCAGAAAAAGCCTAAATTTTTAATTTTAGAAAATGTAAAGGGGCTTATAAATCATAATAAGGGACAAAGTTTAAGGGCTATTTTAGAGCTTTTGCAAAATTGTGGCTATAGTGTAGCTTATAAGCTTTTAAATAGCCTTGATTTTGGCTTAGCACAAAGCAGAGAAAGGGTTTATTTTGTAGGAATAAGAAAAGATTTAAATAAAAAATTTAGTTTTGAAAATACGAATTTTTTAGCTAAAAAATCTTCAGATCTTAGACATTTTTTAAGTCCAAATACTGAAAATATTTTTGATCAAAATTCATTAAATTATCAAACTTTTTTAAGCTATCTTAACAATAAGTATAATAAAAATAAATTTAAGCTTAAAGAGCTTTTGCAAAGGGATTTTTTAGTCCTTGATACAAGGCAAAGTGATTTAAGACTTTATGAGGGTAAAATCCCAACATTAAGGAGAGATAGACAGGGTTTATTTTATGTTTTTGATAAAGAACTTTACAAACTTAGTGCTATAGAAGCTCTTAAATTGCAAGGTTTTGATAAAATAGAAAATTTAACACAAAAGATTAAAACCCTTAAAACAAGTGATATTTTAAGGCAGTGCGGTAATGCTATGAGCGTAAATGTCGTTGAAGATATTGCAAGAAATTTAAAAAGGACTTTCTATGGATAAGATAGAACTTGGTTCAAAAACAGCAAAAAATGGCTTTAAAAATGAAATTTTTGTCATTGAAACTTTTAATAATTGGCAAAGCGAAAATTTAGCACAAGAATGGCTAAAAGCTATGGCTTATAATTTGAATGAGATTGAAAGGGTAGAAGCACAGAAAATTAAGGGAAGCTTTAAGGCTGATATTCAAGTAGTTATTAATGTATCAATAAAGCTTAAAAAACTTCAAGATGTGCAAAATATACAAGTAAAGCTTGTTTCAAATTTGCAAGGTTTTAATCAAATTGATAAAAGATATTTACAATCCTATGAAAAATTATGGAATATTCCTAGTGATGTTTTAAAAATTTTGCAATATTTTGTTGGCGAAAAAGCACCAAAAATAAATAATCCCAAAGATGAAAGAAGAATGTTTTTTGATGAGTTTGAAAAAAGAGGAGCAAGATAAAATTTTGCATTTTTTCAGTGAAAATAAAAGCCTTATTTTAAACGATATTTTAAAAGGTAGAGGGCAATTTGCTAGTGAGTGGTTTTTAGTGATTTTAAGGCTTAAGAATTTAGAAAATATAAAATGGATTTTAAAGCCTATTAACGAGGTAATTAATTTTTATGATGGCGAAGTTATTTTTACTCAAAATGGAAATTTAAAAATAGGCAGAGTAACTATGCAAAGAAAGGGCGGAGATAATGGTAGGAAAAGTGCTACCATGTTACAATTTAAAATTAATCCTTGCGAGTTATTTAAGGATTAAAATTTAACTTAAATGTTTTTTATTAAGATAAAAAGTAAGGTAAAAATGAAATTTAAGCTTAAAATCAAAGAAAATAAATGAAAACACATTTTTCTAAACTAGGTTTTGTTTTAGCTGTGGCTGGTGGGGCTGTGGGGCTTGGCAATGCATGGAAATTCCCTACGCTTACCGCACAAAATGGAGGCTTTGCTTTCGTGCTTTTGTATTTGTTTTTTACCCTAAGCATAGGGCTTAGCATATTTTTAGCTGAACTTGCTATGGGAAGATTAAGCAGAAGTGATCTAGCTAGTGCCTATGAAAGCCTTGCGATAAGGGGCAAAAAGCAGTGGAAATTTGCAGGCATTTTTATGCTAGGAGGCATTTTCGTGCTTTCTTTTTATCTTATGATCATGGGCTGGGTGCTAAAATACACGATTTTTAGCCTTTTTTATTTGCCAAAAAGCCTCGAAGAAGCAGGGACAAATTTTAACCTGCTCATCAGCCAAGAGCTTAGCCTTTCCGTGTTTTTTTATCTCATTTCTTTTTTTCTCACGCTTTTTGTGGTTTCAAAGGGCATTATCAAGGGCATTGAAAGGCTAAATCTCATCATCATGCCAAGCCTTTTTCTCATGCTTTTATCAATGCTTATTTTTTGTCTTTTCTTTGAAAAGGGCTTTGGCGAAGCTTTTTCTTATCTTTTTAGTCCAA
This genomic interval from Campylobacter sp. MIT 99-7217 contains the following:
- a CDS encoding sodium-dependent transporter, which produces MSSKFSKIGFVLAVAGSAVGLGNAWKFPTLVGQNGGSAFVLLYLILTLGVGFVIFLAELSIGKLSEKDPVNAYKNLAPSHKKAWSIAGFSIIGAIMIVSFYSVVIGWVVKYFIDSFGIWGFLEGSNSLFSFRNLTSDLALSEANFTHFLSEDILTQMLCFIFVFFFIFFVVSKGIKDGIEKLNVWMMPTLFILLVLLLIYAAFIHEGFVGALEFLFVPDFSKLSGDSVLIALGLAFFSLSLGVGTIITYSASLPDSTNFITSTLWIIFINILIGLMMGLIVFTFIFAYGGDPSASGPGLIFISLVTLFAKLGVVGNVLALAFFISLFFAGVTSAVSMIEPFTFYLINSFGMSRKKALVYIGIVVFILGTLCVLSSAKATSFTLFDKSFFDVLDFTSSNLIMPLSGICAAIFVGFVLKKEALIILFKPFMSGIYFEIWYIFLRFISPLAVVVVMINNFYPIEKMLAWF
- the dcm gene encoding DNA (cytosine-5-)-methyltransferase, whose protein sequence is MSLSFIDFCSGIGGGRLALSLNGFNCLGFSEIDKAAIKSYESFFDTKDELKFGDLTKIRAKHLPDFDLLISGFPCQSFSIVGKREGFENEEKGQIIFYLAEILRQKKPKFLILENVKGLINHNKGQSLRAILELLQNCGYSVAYKLLNSLDFGLAQSRERVYFVGIRKDLNKKFSFENTNFLAKKSSDLRHFLSPNTENIFDQNSLNYQTFLSYLNNKYNKNKFKLKELLQRDFLVLDTRQSDLRLYEGKIPTLRRDRQGLFYVFDKELYKLSAIEALKLQGFDKIENLTQKIKTLKTSDILRQCGNAMSVNVVEDIARNLKRTFYG